One window from the genome of Paraconexibacter algicola encodes:
- the tmk gene encoding dTMP kinase has translation MAGRLITIEGIDGAGKSTLAAALEASLARAGTPVVLLREPGGVALSERLRTVVKDPELRVDPAAEALIYAAARAQLVAERLRPLLDEGRWVLLDRFVDSSLAYQGAGRGLGVDTVRAVNALATGGLAPDRTLLLRLDAVTGRARQGVRGEEADRLEREGDDFFATIAAAYDGLAAAEPERFRVLDATAGPDAVLAAALDALADLRT, from the coding sequence ATGGCCGGACGCCTCATCACGATCGAGGGGATCGACGGGGCGGGCAAGTCGACCCTCGCCGCCGCCCTCGAGGCGTCGCTCGCGCGCGCGGGCACGCCGGTGGTGCTGCTGCGCGAGCCCGGCGGGGTGGCGCTGAGCGAGCGGCTGCGCACGGTCGTGAAGGACCCGGAGCTGCGGGTCGATCCGGCGGCCGAGGCGCTGATCTACGCGGCGGCGCGCGCCCAGCTGGTCGCCGAGCGGCTGCGGCCGCTGCTCGACGAGGGCCGCTGGGTGCTGCTCGACCGGTTCGTCGACTCCTCGCTGGCCTACCAGGGCGCCGGTCGTGGCCTGGGGGTCGACACGGTGCGGGCGGTGAACGCGCTGGCGACCGGTGGGCTGGCCCCGGACCGCACGCTGCTGCTGCGGCTGGACGCGGTGACGGGCCGGGCGCGCCAGGGCGTGCGCGGCGAGGAGGCCGACCGGCTGGAGCGCGAGGGGGACGACTTCTTCGCGACGATCGCGGCCGCGTACGACGGTCTCGCGGCCGCGGAGCCCGAACGCTTCCGGGTGCTCGACGCGACCGCGGGACCCGACGCGGTGCTCGCCGCCGCCCTCGACGCGCTGGCGGACCTGCGGACGTGA
- a CDS encoding DNA polymerase III subunit delta' produces MSLPSLEQHPHAQAVLGPALTGGRASHAYLFHGPPGAGKRDAALGLAAALIADGSPDAAGAARRVREGVHPDFTHVRPSGAGAMIKEDIEEPVVMGATRTPFEARRRVFLLEQADTMNDTVANRLLKTLEEPPDYVHLILVTDRFGDVLPTIVSRCQPVRFEAPTPQQLRDVLGRAGASPEVADACARLGLGDAERARRLALGDGPALRHGAERLARAIVRGELVDRPWEGVLKVMGDRAHAEYDARIAATEEAVALLPKKEQKRAQKEGETAAKRMMRRTMNEALDHGLQLTGLWFRDLACVVDGVPELAHNADRRAELTADAELVPDARALRDAVALVDETRARFQLNVTEELALEALASRVERRLAAVRDA; encoded by the coding sequence GTGTCCCTCCCGTCGCTCGAGCAGCACCCGCACGCGCAGGCCGTCCTCGGCCCCGCGCTCACCGGCGGACGGGCGTCGCACGCCTACCTCTTCCACGGGCCGCCCGGCGCCGGCAAGCGCGACGCCGCGCTCGGCCTCGCCGCGGCGCTGATCGCCGACGGGTCCCCCGACGCGGCCGGGGCCGCGCGCCGCGTGCGCGAGGGCGTGCACCCGGACTTCACGCACGTGCGCCCCAGCGGCGCCGGGGCGATGATCAAGGAGGACATCGAGGAGCCCGTCGTCATGGGCGCGACGCGCACGCCGTTCGAGGCGCGACGCCGCGTCTTCCTGCTCGAGCAGGCGGACACGATGAACGACACGGTCGCCAACCGGCTGCTCAAGACGCTCGAGGAGCCGCCGGACTACGTGCACCTGATCCTCGTCACCGACCGCTTCGGCGACGTGCTGCCGACGATCGTCTCGCGCTGCCAGCCGGTCCGCTTCGAGGCGCCGACGCCGCAGCAGCTGCGCGACGTCCTCGGCCGGGCGGGAGCGAGCCCGGAGGTCGCGGACGCCTGCGCCCGGCTCGGGCTCGGGGACGCGGAGCGCGCCCGGCGGCTCGCGCTCGGCGACGGGCCGGCACTGCGCCACGGGGCCGAGCGGCTCGCCCGCGCGATCGTCCGCGGCGAGCTCGTCGACCGGCCCTGGGAGGGCGTCCTGAAGGTCATGGGCGACCGCGCGCACGCCGAGTACGACGCCCGCATCGCCGCCACGGAGGAGGCGGTCGCGCTGCTCCCCAAGAAGGAGCAGAAGCGCGCGCAGAAGGAGGGGGAGACCGCGGCCAAGCGGATGATGCGCCGGACGATGAACGAGGCGCTCGACCACGGCCTGCAGCTCACCGGCCTGTGGTTCCGCGACCTCGCGTGCGTCGTCGACGGGGTCCCCGAGCTCGCGCACAACGCCGACCGTCGCGCCGAGCTGACCGCCGACGCGGAGCTCGTGCCGGACGCCCGCGCGCTGCGGGACGCGGTGGCGCTGGTCGACGAGACCCGCGCGCGGTTCCAACTGAACGTGACCGAGGAGCTCGCGCTCGAGGCACTCGCCTCCCGCGTCGAGCGCCGCCTGGCCGCCGTCCGCGACGCGTAG